Genomic DNA from Corylus avellana chromosome ca4, CavTom2PMs-1.0:
ATCTGTTAGGATAGTTCATGCAGGTGGGCTGGAGGAACTGTATCAAAATGCAGTTCCTGCATCTCAGTTGATGGAAAAATATCCTGGGATGCATGTTGCGCGGTCAGAAGTTTTCAAAAATCCGCACAAGTCCCTATTATGTCCAGAAGACGACCTCTTGCCTGGTCAGAAATACTATATAATCCCATCCTCTACTGTACAGAAATTAAAGCGTAGACACCCAGAGAAGCCCAAAGGCGAAGAGGAAAACTGGGATTGGAACTTCTCCATCGATGTAGGTGAAGAAAGTATGGAGGACTCTATTTGTTATGCAAGTGACTTTTATGCCTCTAAGGCAAGGTGGTCAAGAGACTCAAGATCTTCATCGAGAAAAGGTGTTAAAGGAAAAAGGCCTTTTAGGCCTCCCCTCCCAAAGGCAAAATCATGCAGAGGATTGGGATGGGAGCCCAGCCTAACTTCTGTCCAGGAGCTCTCTCCATGACTTGGTCCTGATCACCACTGTCTTTCAAAGGTAGGTGCTCTTTCCAAGCAGGCGAATTCCTGATAAAGATATGTTGGCTGGATCAAAAGTCTGATAGGAAAATTTACTTCAATGTTCACCATTTTGTCAGTGTCTCAAAATCTACCGGAGCTCTGTTCTTCATTTAGAGGACTTGTCTGCATAGTCCTTGAACTACTTCCAATAACTTGTCACAGTCATTTGTCAACTTGTTTCGGTATCCCAAAATCTTGACTGGAAACTTGATAcacatttttggttttttttcctGATCTTTTAATATCATGCAAAATACCAGTGCTCTTTGTCAAATTGTTTCAGTTCTATGGTTtctgaattgaatgtattgtgCATTTGAGTGGCCAAATGAGGAAAAGTATTTACTGGTGCAGTTTAAAGATGATTACCAACAATCGCCTTTGTATTTCTGTGAACTTTTCAGTTTCACAAATGAAATAACCTTTATACCTCTTTTTCAGTTTGAGTCATGAGATGTATTCACTTCAACTTGCTCCCACCGtcttaaacaagaaaaataaaaatcacaaacTTCAACTCTAATAGAAGAAAGGACTTTTGAACAGATTAACTAAGAAAACCGAAGTTATTTACTCAATTCCATATGGTGACTTCCACTCGGAGGAAATCATATTAGCTCAGCCAAGGATAATATTCCACCAATCAAATTCGTGAAAAAAgtcaataattttaaataaatagatgCATAAGCTGTTCATGACTTTGATCCTTTGAATGTACACTCATAAAATAGGAGACAAGAGCTTGGTAAACATCCATGTATATAAAACAGAAAGGATAGCACCAACTGGAATTGTCACAGCCCAAGAAGCCACAATCTCCCTAACAGTTTCTGCTCTAACACTGTTAAGTCCTCTGGCGAAACCCACCCCCATGACTGCCCCTACGAGAGTGTGGGTTGCCGAGATGGGAAGTCCCAGCTTCGATGCAAATAGAACTACAGAGGCTGCAGCGAACTCGGCTGCAAATCCTCTTGTGGGTGTGAGTTCTGTTATCTTCTTCCCAATTGTTGATATTACTCTATATCCCCACATCGTAAGCCCTGCAACAATTCCAAATCCTCCCCATGCAAGAACATCAATTGGAATAACAATTTCAGTTCCACTGGCACCTCCTTGAAGTATGGATAATGCAGCAGCCAAAGGACCTATTGCATTAGAGACATCATTTCCTCCATGTGCAAATGACATGAAGCAGGCTGAGAGGACCTGCATGTACCCAAAAACCCCATAAACTATTTCCAGCTGGGTACCTTTTGGACCCGCAATGTCGGAGAGAAACCCAATATTTTTGGTGGGGATGGTTCCTTCTTTTGGCTGTTCTTGAAATGTAGTGGGCTTAAGAAGGAGATGACCCAGCTGTTTTCGGATAATTCTGTTTACAAGGACCGCCCCAGCAATTCCAAAGGCTAAAGCCTGAGCCAGAGCCAAAGGAAAGCTCTTGCTAAGAGGAAAGGCTGCAAAAGATATTCCAGTTACACCGACAAACACAGCAATTGGTGCAGCTGTAGCTGCAGCTTGTCCCGGATTTGGAGCACTGTACACAAACTGGGAAAAAAAGTAGAGTCGTAAGAACTGTGCATCTCATCATTCTGTCAAATAACTCGGGGTATGGAGAAAGCTAGTATTAAGTTCTGTTTATGATCAAGAAGTAACTTTCGTCGGTTATTATACTTGGTAATGCAAAGCTTTACATGTAAAGAGGTAACAGAAGGCACAAGCAGTCACCCAACCAAGCTTATGACTTACGATTTGTTTTGGGAGTCTATCAGGATACAAAGTTTCATTGTGCATCGTGAGAGCTTCCCATTAATCATAATATTCAAGCCTTTCTTACATTTATAATAGATTTCTAGAAAAATTACCTCCATACAATGTCTAAAATGACAAGAGGTCCCAAAGTCAGTTTTTCCAACAAGCAGGTAAATTCATAAGTCAAGATAGACCCTTAGATGTAAGGCAGTGAGCTTGCTTCTAAGTCTAAGAGTGTGAGAAAATACCCTACGGATGCATTTGTAGACAAGAAATGACACCAGTGCTCCCAATAATGGTGAGATCACCCATGAAGAAGCTACCCTGGCCAGTGAACTCCAGAAGACGGCACCTGCTCCTCCATATATAAGTCCAAATCCAACCATTGATCCTACTATACAATGTGTGGTAGAGACAGGCCAACCATAATATGATGCAACCTGCATATATAACACAAGATAGATCATTATAAAAGAGCTTGAGAATGTAGCATATAATCATATTAGGAAAATGACTACATTCAAATTCAAGTATAAAACTAAGAGAAGTCGGATTTAGGATATTCCAAGATGCATGTGAAAGCAAATGCATCTAATAAGAAtaaattttctcactctcaagtCTGTGTTGATAGGTGAATAATGCTGACACGTACACgttttagaaattattttcGGATCATACCACTCTTCAAGCTAACATATTCTTGAAGAATTTTTTGTGTGTTAGGAAGTTAGGACCGCACTGCCAACACAAATGGGTTAAGGCATAATGATCCTATAAGCTGTTGCATTTTCAAGAACcattaaacattttatttttgaattgaatATTCTACCTCCTTTGCTACCAATAAATTCCAAATCATCTATCATAAGGGGCTATGTAGAAAGGAAATACATATTTCAATGAAGAATTTTTGGAATGTAAATCCAATGTCCGAGTAAGATATCATACAACTGCCAGTATTGGATGTGCAAATACAAGCATCCACACACTCATAAAGTTCAAAGAAATTTTCCAAATGCTAGTTAAAGAGAATCTCGGGAAAGAGGAGGGTtacacatctcaaatttatttcccaaaaattggttctcaaatgatgtgtcaccaatcaccatctcatgagatttattattttgagaagtgtgtcaccaactcatgagattttgacacatcatttgggaaccaacttttgagaaacaaatttgggatgtgtagtaTTTCACCTCAGGAAAatcttttttcccatttttaaaGATGACATACACGCTGCTTTGGGGAAGCCAATGCTATATACAAGGCATATTAATATGGTGGTGGGTTGCAAGGACTCGATGAAGTATAAAATCCTAGTCGCCTAGGGAACTATGAATGGGGAGACATCCTGCTAAGAAAGACAAGCTTTATGATATAGTAATTGTTTAGTTCCTACATAGAGAACCTGCTCTTCATTGTTTCTTCCGTCTTCTTTAGATGTAAATCTCAAGGAATTTTTCTCTATTGATTTTGGCTATTAGCTCCACCTTTGTCTCATGTGGGTGATTAGTTCCATAAGGTATGGTACAAAACAAATGGCCTAAAACACAACTAACCAACCAAACTCCACAACAGCATCAAATATGATAATGTGAACAACAACAATCCAGGGTAGTAAGATGAACTACATACTGAAATGATATAGCATGACCGCAGAAGTGCAAAGCTTTAAATGAATTTGACagaaaattttgttgaaataaaATCTTTGTTAACCAAATTTCTTAATTGGCCCAAAGTTTCACACAATGAGAAGAAGCAGTGAAGTGATCTAGGTGGGGAGCAAGGAAGAAAATTAAGTCACTCATAATACCCGAGCATTGATTTTCACAATCATAGAAATGAATATCTTTCCAAGTTTTTGAAATCACACAAACTACGCAAGTAGGCGAACAATTGTTAGTAAGCTGTAAGCTCATACGTCTTTTCTCATTTGAACTTCAAGATCTTTATAGCAAGGAATTAAAGTACTGACTTGGGCCAAATTCTTTAATCAGTTAGCTAGAAAGGCTTAGGAATCAAATGTTGTACGGATAGCCTTGTTCGCATTGCATGCATTTGGTTAATAATGGCCTGTAGTCTGTATTATCACACAAATAAAGTAATTCACATCCAACACACCCATCTCCTCCGAATTGTCACATTGCACAAATTGAACAAACATAAAGATTCTAAAACTAACACAGAAtgtaataaatttaaaagagaGAAACCATAGTATGTACCTGCAACCAAGTACCAGCCGCAGCCAAGGAAGAGAGCAATCCAGTGAAGAGCAGCATATCCTTTCCCTGAAACACATTCGCAACAAGAATTCCCTTCTGCATTGTACTCGTCACATGGGTGCCAATCAACAAGGCCCCGGAGAATTCCAACACCGCAGCAGTCAACACGGCCTGCCGGAGCGACAATGCTCCCGAACCCACCGAGGTCCCCATGGCATTAGCCACGTCATTGGCTCCTATATTCCAAGCCATGTAAAACCCAGATAGCAGAGTTGCATAAGACAACAGCTTGGTCTTCAAGGACAAGCCCTGCCCCAAAGACTTCATGAAGAATGGAAACGTGAGAGCCACAAACGCTATGCATAGAGCAATAGCAGAAGCAGTGCTCGAAGATATGTGGAAGGCCTGAGCCATTCCAGACAAATCGTCGTCATCGCCCTCAGTTTTCGCAGCTTCATGATGATGTTcgttaaatttaatttcttgtttctGTTCTTCTTCGCCTTCAGCTTCAGCAAAAGACGATATGGTGGCAAAAGGGTGT
This window encodes:
- the LOC132176952 gene encoding uncharacterized protein LOC132176952; amino-acid sequence: MLKRGVFQLLGLGRCINRESRRKKDLEGASNDTEPRRNKELGGASIPLDTSLQLSRDISVRIVHAGGLEELYQNAVPASQLMEKYPGMHVARSEVFKNPHKSLLCPEDDLLPGQKYYIIPSSTVQKLKRRHPEKPKGEEENWDWNFSIDVGEESMEDSICYASDFYASKARWSRDSRSSSRKGVKGKRPFRPPLPKAKSCRGLGWEPSLTSVQELSP
- the LOC132177575 gene encoding inorganic phosphate transporter 2-1, chloroplastic, coding for MTSSYCLSSTKNTTTPSPQALFLHNTHLYLPKHRCSFFSRETQLSKRETLLLKHQILAPKFSSFPTLSLKDSKFTHPFATISSFAEAEGEEEQKQEIKFNEHHHEAAKTEGDDDDLSGMAQAFHISSSTASAIALCIAFVALTFPFFMKSLGQGLSLKTKLLSYATLLSGFYMAWNIGANDVANAMGTSVGSGALSLRQAVLTAAVLEFSGALLIGTHVTSTMQKGILVANVFQGKDMLLFTGLLSSLAAAGTWLQVASYYGWPVSTTHCIVGSMVGFGLIYGGAGAVFWSSLARVASSWVISPLLGALVSFLVYKCIRRFVYSAPNPGQAAATAAPIAVFVGVTGISFAAFPLSKSFPLALAQALAFGIAGAVLVNRIIRKQLGHLLLKPTTFQEQPKEGTIPTKNIGFLSDIAGPKGTQLEIVYGVFGYMQVLSACFMSFAHGGNDVSNAIGPLAAALSILQGGASGTEIVIPIDVLAWGGFGIVAGLTMWGYRVISTIGKKITELTPTRGFAAEFAAASVVLFASKLGLPISATHTLVGAVMGVGFARGLNSVRAETVREIVASWAVTIPVGAILSVLYTWMFTKLLSPIL